A window of the Tenebrio molitor chromosome 1, icTenMoli1.1, whole genome shotgun sequence genome harbors these coding sequences:
- the LOC138122437 gene encoding ankyrin-3-like isoform X4 — protein sequence MALGNGNTPNGGVTQEKAPVVNGTNMETLPRAGKQTDPNTAFLRAARANQLDKIQEYLDSGTVRDINTSNANGLNALHLAAKDGHVEIARELLKRGAIVDAATKKGNTALHIASLAGQEEIVRLLVQHNASLNVQSQNGFTPLYMAAQENHDGCVKYLLSKGANQTLATEDGFTPLAVAMQQGHDKVVAVLLENDTRGKVRLPALHIAAKKDDVKAAALLLQNEHNPDITSKSGFTPLHIAAHYGNDKVASLLYDKGADVNYAAKHNITPLHVASKWGKINMVTLLVAKGADIQAKTRDGLTPLHCAARSGHDLVVDMLLENGAPMHAKTKNGLAPLHMAAQGEHVDAARILLYHGAPVDEVTVDYLTALHVAAHCGHVRVAKLLLDRGADPNARALNGFTPLHIACKKNRIKMVELLLKHGASIGATTESGLTPLHVASFMGCMNIVIYLLQHDASPDIPTVRGETPLHLAARANQTDIIRILLRNGAAVDAKAREEQTPLHVASRLGNVDIVMLLLQHGAQPHATTKDLYTPLHIAAKEGQEEVASVLLDNGADLTATTKKGFTPLHLAAKYGHLNVARLLLQRDAPADAQGKNGVTPLHVAAHYDHQPVALLLLDKGASPHAVAKNGHTPLHIAARKNQMDIATTLLEYGAQADAESKAGFTPLHLSAQEGHSDMSSLLLEHQADPNHAAKNGLTPLHLCAQEDRAAVAHLLLRAGAQKDVQTKAGYTPLHVACHHGHVNMVRLLIEQGAEVNPITSAGYTPLHQAAQQGHVLVINLLLKNKANPNAVTNNGQTALGIANKLGYISVVEELKVVTETNITTTTTVNIEEKYKVMAPEAMQETFMSDSEDEGGGVDEPPMAYGRPTHAQHVYLPFYQGHMTYTRDDPILGDQQQYKYMTVDDMKSLGDDSMRMDVTHDEKNEYRNSMAPSHISNELIITPAAVKEYYATNTCSVPDNVDINRQPITVGLCRQEWSNLEYSFQLLGPKSQGSGLCRESFLVSFLVDARGGAMRGCRHSGVRVIVPPRCASSPTRITCRYVRPQRTPHPPPLMEGEALASRLLELGPVGAKFLGPVIIEVPHFASLRGKQREIVVLRSDNGETWKEHTLEANEEAIQDVLNHSFDGEELSQIDDLHTNRITRILTNDFPHYFAVVSRIRQEVHAIGPDGGTVSSSAVPLVQAVFPPSALTKKIRVGLQAQAIESELVSKLLGHSVAVSPIVTVEPRRRKFHKAITLSMPAPRAHSQGMINQYSGSAPTLRLLCSITGGQNKAVWEDVTGSTPLSFVKDCVSFTTTVSARFWLMDCRNVSDAARMATDLYTQATHAPFMAKFVVFAKRVNLFESRIRVFCMTDDKEDKTLEHQEHFVEIAKSRDVEVLENKEVFMEFAGNLVPVLQSGEQPRLGFKAFRENRLAFTMRLRDPDEQPLGRIIFMSDSKVAKGEPTQTPLCTLNLVLPKEIRPDRDSQSDLLSLDIDNSFLHHGGISKPDTIHRADFRLSDICNLLDEDWIKLAAELDVAPSDIALIQEEYPSNNPQQAMIMFRLWLRQKANKATGNKLELALKKIGRSDIVAKCICNVELVTDDMEKALAKVRLDQSGFDTLKDELGSSRDASLRRDTSLNKYIKGSQEELDKSDRSSDFHNQNSTDKDLTDTISDYNSFKKDRKLEESIENKLDNRIASPNANQEVMEEITQQLNNLQSTPKLKIDRNANTPPPSPAELHFNKEANFADQLQPSKGTNQPQEEFLTSTPLKMNDSGDTTVDPIAILKMNVNDTLTFLHQERNDFLPEEDIIIPSRKDDHISKKIDLDSINLKSLKKTDDIKNVVQNEVEDVIKKAEDVVNDLKGDAEVAKTKIDKTKDTIEEKTDSLKETADSLFDDSKNVKEDSLDNLESLKDDSVSNAQEKSEEAFKFLENEVSSPSIAVRDNLRDTAAFVQREIDTIVNDDDPVQFDNFCKDERSKSPTKSSIPVAKPRQKIEKEKDIDLLFSYDGRDSVSPTDDDLLSKIPIKGGKVKTIKKHSKDPLKEFVKLSQDVNWDDSDDNITEKFVKNVTDPIVRTTATRITNEPISEKIKTKIPVLHTETLSPTEITERYDVSPKSKIPILKTETTRITSPETTYVERTIISPTQVVETTVVSPGSKVSTKSSTIDSDSDEDSPRTPPLKGILKKTSIRTVGSSSGSDVALHEEGAELSESETASKNSLATWHVLSPLVWSVVALATSMIVLALLAQY from the exons ACGGATCCGAACACAGCATTCCTGAGGGCAGCAAGGGCAAATCAGTTGGATAAAATTCAAGAATACTTGGATTCAGGCACAGTTAGAGATATTAATACGTCAAATGCC AATGGTCTAAATGCTCTACATCTTGCGGCAAAAGATGGACACGTGGAAATCGCTAGAGAGTTATTAAAACGAGGTGCTATCGTTGATGCTGCCACAAAAAAGGGGAATACTGCTTTGCATATAGCTTCATTAG CTGGACAAGAAGAAATCGTAAGACTATTGGTTCAGCATAATGCTTCTCTTAATGTACAATCACAGAATGGATTTACTCCCCTTTACATGGCTGCTCAAGAAAACCACGATGGATGCGTTAAATATTTGCTATCAAAAGGAGCTAATCAAACTTTAGCGACAGAG gaCGGATTCACACCTCTAGCCGTGGCAATGCAGCAAGGTCACGACAAAGTTGTTGCTGTTTTGCTCGAAAATGACACAAGGGGAAAAGTGAGGTTGCCAGCTTTACACATTGCAGCTAAGAAAGATGATGTTAAAGCTGCCGCATTGTTATTACAA AACGAACATAATCCGGACATAACGTCTAAAAGCGGTTTTACACCACTGCATATAGCGGCTCATTACGGAAACGATAAAGTAGCATCGTTATTATATGACAAGGGAGCTGATGTTAATTACGCAGCGAAACATAATATCACCCCGTTACACGTAGCTAGCAAATGGGGTAAAATTAACATGGTCACTTTATTGGTGGCTAAAGGTGCTGATATTCAAGCAAAAACGCGAGATGGACTCACTCCTTTACACTGTGCCGCTCGGTCTGGTCACGATTTAGTGGTAGATATGTTGTTAGAAAATGGCGCACCTATGCATGCTAAAACGAAG AATGGATTAGCGCCTCTTCACATGGCAGCTCAGGGTGAACACGTTGACGCAGCTAGAATTTTGTTGTATCACGGTGCTCCAGTAGATGAAGTGACCGTTGACTATCTGACTGCCCTTCATGTAGCAGCCCACTGTGGACACGTTAGAGTAGCAAAATTACTACTGGACCGCGGTGCCGATCCAAACGCTAGAGCTTTGAACGGTTTTACACCTTTACACATTGCTTGCAAGAAAAATAGAATCAAAATGGTGGAACTTCTGTTGAAACACGGTGCAA gTATAGGTGCTACAACGGAGAGTGGCTTAACACCTCTCCATGTTGCCAGTTTTATGGGGTGCATGAACATTGTGATCTACTTACTCCAACATGATGCTAGTCCAGACATTCCAACTGTACGAGGGGAAACTCCTCTACATTTAGCGGCTAGAGCTAATCAG accGATATTATTCGCATATTGTTAAGAAATGGTGCAGCTGTTGACGCTAAAGCCAGAGAAGAACAAACACCTCTCCATGTAGCGTCCAGACTTGGAAATGTTGATATCGTTATGTTACTTCTGCAACATGGTGCTCAGCCTCACGCCACGACAAAAGATCTGTACACGCCGTTGCACATAGCAGCAAAAGAAGGACAAGAAGAA gTTGCCTCTGTTTTGCTTGACAACGGCGCTGATCTGActgcaacaacaaaaaaaggcTTCACTCCGTTACATTTGGCTGCCAAGTATGGGCACTTAAACGTAGCGAGATTACTGTTACAAAGAGATGCTCCCGCTGATGCACAAGGGAAAAATGGAGTTACACCTCTACACGTAGCCGCTCATTATGATCATCAGCCTGTTGCTTTGTTGTTGTTGGATAAAGGTGCTTCTCCACATGCAGTCGCGAAGAACGGTCATACGCCGTTACACATTGCTGCTCGTAAAAATCAG ATGGACATTGCCACAACATTGTTGGAATATGGCGCTCAAGCAGATGCTGAATCTAAAGCTGGTTTTACACCGCTACATCTAAGTGCTCAAGAGGGTCATTCAGATATGTCTTCTTTGTTGCTGGAACATCAAGCCGATCCTAATCACGCAGCAAAG AATGGATTAACACCGTTGCATCTGTGCGCTCAAGAAGATAGAGCGGCCGTTGCCCACTTATTACTGAGAGCAGGCGCACAAAAAGATGTACAAACTAAAGCTGGATACACTCCACTTCACGTAGCTTGCCACCATGGTCACGTAAATATGGTGCGGTTGCTCATAGAACAAGGTGCTGAGGTGAATCCAATAACTAGCGCTGGGTACACACCCCTGCACCAAGCAGCTCAACAGGGCCACGTTTTAGTTATTAATTTGCTGTTGAAAAACAAAGCAAATCCGAATGCAGTGACAAAT AACGGACAAACTGCTTTAGGTATTGCAAATAAATTAGGATACATCAGCGTAGTTGAAGAGCTGAAAGTTGTTACTGAAACTAATATTACGACGACGACAACAGTAAATATTGAAGAAAAGTACAAAGTAATGGCCCCTGAAGCAATGCAGGAAACGTTCATGTCAGATTCTGAAGATGAAGGAG GCGGAGTGGACGAACCGCCCATGGCTTACGGTCGACCAACGCATGCTCAGCACGTCTATCTACCCTTCTACCAGGGACACATGACCTACACAC GTGATGATCCAATACTTGGTGATCAGCAACAATACAAGTACATGACAGTTGATGATATGAAATCACTTGGAGACGATTCGATGCGAATGGATGTGACACACGACGAAAAAAATGAGTATAGGAATTCTATGG CTCCGTCACATATTAGTAACGAGCTTATAATTACTCCTGCTGCTGTAAAGGAATATTATGCGACTAATACATGTTCAGTGCCTGATAATGTGGACATCAACCGCCAACCAATTACTGTTGG CTTATGCAGACAAGAGTGGTCCAATCTAGAATATTCCTTTCAACTTCTGGGTCCCAAAAGTCAAGGATCGGGTCTATGCAGAGAAAG CTTCTTGGTGTCTTTCTTGGTGGACGCAAGAGGGGGCGCAATGAGAGGATGTCGACACTCAGGCGTGCGAGTTATTGTACCTCCTCGTTGTGCCTCAAGTCCAACAAGGATCACTTGTCGATATGTTCGCCCCCAAAGAACGCCTCATCCTCCACCTTTAATGGAGGGAGAAGCATTGGCTAGCAGGCTTTTGGAACTTGGCCCTGTCGGTGCCAAATTTTTAGG aCCAGTTATTATCGAAGTACCACATTTCGCATCTTTAAGGGGTAAACAACGTGAAATTGTAGTTCTTCGCTCAGACAACGGTGAAACTTGGAAAGAACATACTTTAGAGGCTAACGAAGAGGCGATTCAGGATGTTTTAAATCACAGTTTCGATGGAGAAG agtTGAGTCAAATTGACGATCTTCATACAAACCGAATTACAAGAATTTTAACGAACGATTTTCCACATTATTTTGCTGTCGTGTCTAGAATTAGACAAGAAGTTCACGCGATAGGTCCAGATGGCGGTACTGTCTCTAGTAGCGCCGTTCCTCTTGTTCAAGCAGTCTTCCCGCCCAGtgcattgacaaaaaaaattcgcgTCGGCCTTCAA gcGCAAGCTATCGAATCCGAATTAGTTTCTAAGTTGTTAGGACATAGCGTGGCAGTTTCGCCGATCGTAACAGTCGAACCAAGAAGACGCAAGTTCCACAAAGCTATCACCTTAAGTATGCCAGCTCCTAGGGCACATTCTCAAGGAATGATCAATCAGTATTCTGGATCCGCACCAACATTGCGACTATTGTGTTCCATAACAG GGGGTCAAAACAAGGCAGTTTGGGAAGACGTCACTGGCTCAACCCCATTGTCGTTTGTGAAAGACTGCGTGTCATTTACGACCACCGTATCGGCACGCTTCTGGCTGATGGATTGCAGAAATGTGTCCGACGCGGCCAGAATGGCAACAGATTTATACACACAG GCGACGCACGCACCTTTCATGGCAAAGTTCGTTGTTTTCGCCAAAAGAGTCAACCTTTTTGAATCCAGAATTCGCGTATTCTGCATGACCGACGACAAAGAAGACAAGACATTGGAACACCAGGAACATTTCGTCGAGATTGCGAAAAGTAGAGACGTGGAAGTGCTAGAGAACAAGGAAGTGTTTATGGAGTTTGCCGGTAATCTAGTGCCGGTTTTACAATCCGGCGAGCAACCCAGATTAGGATTTAAGGCATTCAGGGAGAATCGACTTGCTTTTACCATGCGCCTTAGAGATCCT GATGAGCAACCGCTGGGACGCATTATTTTCATGAGTGATTCCAAAGTGGCGAAAGGGGAGCCAACTCAGACTCCGCTCTGCACTCTCAATCTTGTTTTACCCAAGGAGATACGTCCAGATCGCGACTCGCAATCAGATTTACTCTCTCTAGACATTGATAACAGTTTCTTACACCACGGTGGCATAA GTAAACCGGATACGATTCATCGGGCCGACTTCAGACTGTCGGACATTTGTAATCTTTTGGATGAAGATTGGATAAAGCTTGCGGCCGAACTAGATGTCGCTCCGTCAGATATTGCCTTGATACAAGAGGAATACCCGAGCAATAATCCCCAACAAGCTATGATAATGTTCCGGTTGTGGTTAAGACAAAAGGCCAATAAAGCCACAG GAAACAAATTGGaattggcgttgaaaaaaattggacgGTCGGATATTGTGGCCAAGTGTATTTGCAACGTCGAACTTGTTACCGATGACATGGAGAAAGCTCTCGCCAAAGTGCGTTTAGATCAATCGGGCTTCGATACGCTCAAAGATGAACTCGGTTCTTCACGAGATGCTTCACTGAGACGCGATACGAGTTTGAATAAGTACATCAAAGGAAGTCAGGAGGAGCTCGATAAGAGCGATAGGAGca GCGACTTTCACAATCAAAATTCGACCGACAAGGACCTAACAGACACGATCAGCGATTATAATTCGTTCAAGAAAGATAGAAAATTGGAAGAATcgatagaaaataaattagataACAGAATTGCATCTCCCAATGCTAATCAAGAAGTAATGGAGGAGATAACTCAACAACTGAACAACCTTCAGTCAACacctaaattgaaaattgataGGAATGCGAACACACCCCCGCCGAGTCCTGCAGAATTGCATTTCAATAAAGAAGCGAATTTTGCAGATCAGCTACAACCATCGAAAG GAACCAACCAACCTCAAGAAGAATTTCTAACTTCCACTCCTTTGAAAATGAACGATTCCGGTGATACAACTGTAGATCCTATAGCCATTCTTAAAATGAACGTAAATGAtactttaacatttttacatcAGGAACGTAATGATTTTTTACCAGAAGAAGATATTATAATACCGAGTCGAAAAGACGatcatatttcaaaaaaaatcgatcTTGACAGCATTAATTTAAAGTCTCTGAAAAAAACAGACgatattaaaaatgttgtacagAACGAAGTCGAGGACGTAATTAAAAAGGCTGAAGATGTTGTTAACGATTTGAAAGGTGACGCGGAAGTTGCCaagacaaaaattgacaaaactAAAGATACCATTGAGGAAAAGACGGACAGTCTCAAAGAAAcagctgacagtttatttGACGATTCTAAGAATGTAAAGGAAGATTCTCTGGACAATTTGGAAAGTTTGAAGGATGATTCAGTTTCAAATGCACAAGAAAAAAGTGAGGAAGCATTTAAGTTTCTCGAAAATGAAGTCAGCAGCCCTTCGATTGCAGTGAGAGATAATTTAAGAGACACTGCTGCTTTTGTCCAACGGGAAATCGACACGATTGTAAATGACGATGATCCGGTTCAGTTCGATAATTTCTGTAAAGATGAACGTTCAAAAAGTCCCACGAAAAGTTCCATACCTGTAGCCAAACCTAggcaaaaaattgaaaaagaaaaagatataGATCTTTTGTTTTCTTATGACGGAAGAGATTCAGTGTCACCAACTGACGACGATTTATTGAGTAAAATACCCATAAAAGGCGGAAAAGTGAAAACgataaaaaaacattcaaaagATCCGCTAAAAGAGTTCGTTAAACTTTCTCAAGATGTAAATTGGGACGACAGCGATGACAATATAAcggaaaaatttgtaaaaaacgtAACCGATCCTATAGTAAGGACAACAGCAACGAGAATAACGAACGAACCCATTTctgagaaaataaaaactaaaattccTGTGCTTCACACGGAAACGCTGTCTCCGACTGAAATAACCGAACGATACGACGTATCTCCGAAAAGTAAAATTCCCATattaaaaacagaaacaaCTAGAATAACCTCACCAGAAACGACATACGTCGAACGAACGATAATATCACCGACTCAAGTTGTTGAAACTACGGTAGTATCTCCCGGTTCGAAAGTTTCGACAAAGAGTAGTACTATCGATTCGGATTCGGACGAAGATAGTCCGAGAACTCCACCTTTGAAAGGAATTTTGAAGAAGACTAGCATCAGAACTGTCGGCAGTTCAAGTGGTTCTGACGTGGCGCTTCACGAAGAAGGTGCGGAATTGAGTGAAAGTGAAACAG CATCAAAAAATTCCTTAGCGACCTGGCATGTTCTTTCCCCTCTTGTGTGGTCGGTTGTTGCATTGGCAACCAGCATGATCGTGTTGGCACTGCTCGCACAGTACTGA